One stretch of Acidobacteriota bacterium DNA includes these proteins:
- a CDS encoding Ig-like domain-containing protein, producing the protein MTTKPERGTDYGVRPEHCEAIEEINCREDCSSNLTLTEGEDCPCCFFCTIPPLQDRCLLAPALCSGGYADPSEGYCIYRETTWVVIGVVEEEHLIGTTLTYFTLSEMTSTSIDCYTWNLGGDPPQETSQESVQPGEGPLLFVRSRYPEGLAGAMPLSGVARDDTYGIASLSFWIDGVPAAVSGLQMGLYDPHTCTERPATGCDANSRFEAMLDVSGLADGTHTLQVLAVNNRVVDPIPTYYEIPIEVRNAGSCSGDGTGPTVSLNQPAAGASIQGTVGVTCSASDSSGVEQVELYAAGAWKQSDPTAPYSFSLDTTGYPDGPLELRCRAEDACGNASFSAPVAVTVANGAPTTVTFSPTDDTFAHQDQPTSVFGAYNFLRLRTFDGGHGRHGYLKFQLSGITGAVTSAKLRFRTQDMVLPEALSLYKLATTGWSEQTLTWNNAPLDVVQSTTLPGPFAAETWHELYITPLVTGDGTLSLGLATTANQGKLDLWTKESLYPPRLDVTFVPSAIPVDPSGQ; encoded by the coding sequence ATGACGACCAAACCCGAGCGAGGCACCGACTACGGCGTCCGCCCCGAGCACTGCGAGGCCATCGAGGAGATCAACTGCCGGGAGGATTGCAGCTCGAATCTCACCCTGACCGAGGGCGAGGATTGCCCCTGCTGCTTCTTCTGCACCATCCCGCCGCTCCAGGACCGCTGCCTGCTGGCGCCGGCGCTGTGCAGCGGTGGGTATGCGGATCCGTCGGAGGGGTATTGCATCTATCGGGAGACCACCTGGGTGGTCATCGGCGTGGTGGAGGAAGAGCATCTCATCGGCACGACCCTGACCTACTTCACCCTCTCCGAGATGACCTCCACCTCCATCGACTGCTACACCTGGAATTTGGGTGGAGATCCACCCCAGGAGACGTCCCAGGAAAGCGTCCAGCCGGGAGAGGGACCGCTGCTTTTCGTCCGCAGCCGCTACCCCGAGGGGCTTGCCGGCGCCATGCCGCTGAGCGGCGTCGCCCGCGACGACACCTACGGCATTGCCTCCTTGAGCTTCTGGATCGATGGCGTGCCGGCGGCGGTGAGTGGATTGCAGATGGGGCTGTACGATCCCCACACCTGCACGGAGCGACCGGCCACCGGCTGCGACGCCAATAGCCGCTTCGAGGCGATGCTCGATGTCTCCGGCCTGGCGGACGGAACCCACACCCTGCAGGTGCTGGCGGTCAATAACCGAGTCGTGGATCCCATCCCCACCTACTACGAGATCCCCATCGAGGTGCGCAACGCCGGCTCATGCTCCGGGGACGGAACAGGTCCTACGGTGAGCCTCAACCAGCCGGCGGCGGGCGCCAGCATCCAGGGTACGGTGGGCGTCACCTGCTCCGCCTCCGATTCCTCCGGCGTCGAGCAAGTCGAGCTCTACGCCGCCGGTGCCTGGAAGCAGAGCGACCCGACGGCGCCTTACTCCTTCTCCCTGGACACCACCGGCTACCCCGATGGCCCCCTCGAGCTGCGCTGCCGAGCCGAGGACGCCTGCGGCAACGCCAGCTTCTCGGCTCCAGTCGCGGTGACGGTGGCCAACGGAGCTCCCACCACCGTGACCTTCAGCCCCACCGACGACACCTTCGCCCACCAGGACCAGCCCACTTCCGTCTTCGGTGCCTACAACTTCCTACGCCTGCGCACCTTCGACGGCGGCCATGGACGCCACGGATACTTGAAGTTCCAGCTCAGCGGCATCACCGGAGCGGTGACCTCCGCCAAGCTGCGATTCCGGACCCAGGACATGGTCCTTCCCGAAGCCCTCAGCCTCTACAAGCTAGCCACCACCGGCTGGAGTGAGCAAACCCTGACCTGGAACAACGCTCCCCTCGACGTAGTCCAGTCGACCACCCTTCCCGGTCCCTTCGCCGCGGAAACCTGGCACGAGCTCTACATCACCCCGCTGGTCACCGGCGACGGAACGCTCTCCCTGGGCCTCGCCACCACAGCCAACCAGGGCAAGCTCGACCTGTGGACCAAGGAGTCTCTCTATCCTCCGAGGCTGGACGTCACCTTCGTGCCCTCGGCGATACCGGTCGATCCGAGCGGTCAATAG
- a CDS encoding DUF3488 and transglutaminase-like domain-containing protein: MISLPSVPRLLGLLALLAPLPLPLNSVLEWPVLGLYLLLIVLYLRRARREAPPLPKWAMNLLGLIYLPVLFLDLQMVAFRGQIVQTVIHICLFTVVVKLFALRSPRDVWQTFGAVFFLFLAAMGTSVHPTILFYLLGFAVPALILLVRLAMLRVLSRYDRAGEVLERTPVAGFVAAATCAMVLMGIPLFVLFPRMANPFVGFRGTGTGTQIYAAGFTDEVNLDSIGGQRNNPNVAVRLQFSGSFPPRPELRLKGGTFDRFDGRRWLNGGSSDASVLSSNDGLFQLSGREPREWVEIWLQPLGSKALILPVEALTVELEAPVLNLERGGVASLWRKPTGVTAYRVGLAREPVLFGHRPLSAIPEILAMEPDLKDPTLNASKVSPQVAALAAEVAGEGSAKERARRLERHLTEAYSFSLDFVGLTGQAPIDEFLFRHQQGHCELFASSMVLMLRSQGIPARLATGFLGGELNPLTGYYVVRQSNAHAWVEAYLPDEGWTIFDPTPPAGRPASGDFTGFSIFRQAYDYILFRWDRYIITYGFDDQLSFVWGARELWYKVRNWLRGFGDDSEESPAAAEAPAVAETAPDAQEIAPSEPPRRRGLTALWVLLAVAVGVISWFYTRRGSPDGLRAFQRLRRLLEHHGLELPPNATASTLGERAGERFPEVAEPTARVVDLYLHESFGGEVLDETRRRELNEALSQTRRGLRQRKAS; encoded by the coding sequence ATGATTTCCCTGCCTTCGGTACCTCGGCTGCTGGGTCTGCTGGCGTTGCTGGCGCCGCTGCCGCTCCCCCTCAACAGCGTCCTCGAATGGCCGGTGCTGGGGCTCTATCTGCTGCTCATCGTGCTTTACCTGCGGCGCGCCCGGCGAGAGGCCCCGCCGCTACCCAAGTGGGCCATGAACCTGTTGGGCCTGATCTATCTGCCGGTTCTTTTCTTGGACCTCCAGATGGTGGCGTTTCGTGGGCAGATCGTCCAGACCGTCATCCATATCTGCCTGTTCACGGTGGTGGTCAAGCTTTTCGCCCTTCGTAGTCCCCGGGACGTATGGCAAACCTTCGGCGCCGTCTTCTTCCTCTTCCTCGCCGCCATGGGAACCAGCGTGCATCCCACCATCCTCTTCTATCTGTTGGGGTTTGCCGTTCCGGCGTTGATCCTGCTGGTACGGCTGGCCATGCTGCGGGTGTTGAGCCGCTACGATCGCGCCGGCGAGGTGCTGGAACGCACCCCCGTTGCAGGCTTCGTGGCGGCGGCCACCTGTGCCATGGTCCTGATGGGAATTCCTCTCTTCGTGCTTTTCCCCCGCATGGCGAATCCCTTCGTGGGCTTCCGCGGTACCGGCACCGGCACCCAGATCTACGCCGCCGGGTTTACCGACGAGGTCAATCTCGACTCCATCGGCGGGCAGCGCAACAACCCCAACGTGGCGGTGCGACTGCAATTTTCCGGCTCGTTCCCGCCGCGTCCCGAGCTACGCCTCAAGGGCGGTACTTTCGATCGCTTCGATGGTCGGCGCTGGCTCAACGGGGGGAGCAGCGACGCGTCGGTGCTGAGCTCCAACGACGGCCTCTTCCAGCTCAGCGGCCGGGAGCCTCGGGAGTGGGTGGAGATCTGGCTCCAGCCCTTGGGCAGCAAGGCGTTGATCCTGCCGGTGGAGGCGCTGACGGTGGAGCTGGAGGCCCCGGTGCTCAACCTCGAACGAGGCGGCGTTGCGTCGCTGTGGCGCAAGCCGACGGGGGTCACCGCCTACCGGGTCGGGCTGGCCCGGGAACCGGTGCTCTTCGGCCATCGTCCCCTGTCGGCGATTCCGGAGATCCTGGCCATGGAGCCGGACCTCAAGGATCCGACCCTCAACGCGTCCAAGGTCAGCCCGCAGGTGGCGGCGCTGGCGGCGGAGGTGGCGGGGGAGGGCTCGGCGAAGGAACGGGCCCGGCGGCTGGAACGGCACTTGACGGAAGCGTATTCGTTCTCCTTGGACTTCGTCGGCCTCACCGGTCAGGCGCCCATCGACGAGTTCCTCTTCCGCCACCAGCAAGGCCACTGCGAGCTCTTCGCCTCCTCCATGGTGTTGATGCTGCGTTCCCAGGGAATCCCGGCGCGCTTGGCCACCGGCTTCCTGGGCGGGGAGCTCAACCCCCTCACCGGCTATTACGTGGTGCGGCAGAGCAACGCTCACGCGTGGGTCGAGGCCTATTTGCCGGACGAAGGCTGGACCATCTTCGATCCGACGCCGCCGGCAGGCCGTCCCGCCTCCGGCGACTTCACCGGCTTCAGCATCTTCCGTCAGGCCTACGACTACATCCTCTTCCGCTGGGATCGCTACATCATCACCTACGGCTTCGATGACCAGCTTTCCTTCGTTTGGGGAGCCCGGGAGCTTTGGTACAAGGTACGCAATTGGCTGCGGGGCTTCGGCGACGACTCCGAGGAGAGCCCGGCCGCGGCGGAAGCTCCAGCGGTTGCGGAGACAGCCCCCGACGCCCAAGAGATCGCCCCATCGGAGCCGCCGCGGCGCCGTGGGCTCACGGCCTTGTGGGTGTTGTTGGCGGTGGCGGTGGGCGTCATCTCCTGGTTCTACACTCGCCGCGGTTCTCCCGATGGTCTCCGCGCCTTCCAGCGCCTCCGCCGGCTTCTGGAACACCATGGCCTGGAGTTGCCCCCCAACGCCACCGCCAGCACTCTCGGTGAGCGGGCCGGCGAGCGATTCCCCGAAGTGGCAGAGCCCACCGCCCGGGTCGTCGATCTCTATCTGCACGAAAGCTTCGGCGGCGAAGTCCTCGACGAAACCCGTCGCCGCGAGCTCAACGAAGCCCTCTCCCAGACCCGCCGCGGCCTGCGGCAGCGCAAGGCGAGCTGA
- a CDS encoding DUF58 domain-containing protein: MRRRKRSHSEQADRKRPKVPPSTSPRRLAQRSGSKRQTSRPQSVRVTGTGLWFVLLALVVAVAATNTGNNALFMVLALMLGMLVVSGLVSRWNVRGLRVELREPGEIYAQRPASLRFKVTNRSWWLPRWLLLFSLEGHDRPRLIPYLPRRGRSRGELELLIPTRGVHRLTSATVTSLFPFGLFTKAQRYSLDSELLVYPELFDAAGNVPRASGSFGEEGSSRRGRGYELHQLRAFQPGDDPRDIHWKQTAKTGRQIFVEREDEEARRLSILLDNGFDAAGDEEKAAHFERLVSEAATAACEHLEQGYEVELVTRDRRLPFATGRRQRFALLEVLALVEAVPPEPEPLQAGDPRAPELRLVMDRRVAA, translated from the coding sequence ATGAGACGGCGGAAGCGCTCCCACAGCGAGCAAGCGGACCGGAAGCGTCCGAAGGTCCCACCCTCGACCTCCCCTCGTCGGCTTGCCCAGCGTTCAGGCAGCAAGCGCCAAACCTCCCGGCCCCAGTCGGTACGGGTCACCGGTACCGGTCTGTGGTTCGTGTTGCTGGCCCTGGTGGTGGCGGTGGCGGCTACCAACACCGGCAACAACGCATTGTTCATGGTGCTGGCTCTGATGTTGGGCATGTTGGTGGTTTCCGGCCTGGTCTCGCGCTGGAACGTCCGCGGTCTGCGGGTGGAGCTGCGAGAGCCGGGAGAAATCTACGCCCAGCGTCCCGCGAGTCTACGTTTCAAGGTCACCAACCGCAGCTGGTGGTTGCCCCGCTGGCTGCTCCTCTTCTCCCTCGAGGGGCACGACCGGCCGCGGTTGATCCCCTACCTGCCGCGCCGGGGGCGGAGCCGGGGTGAGCTCGAGCTGCTGATTCCCACCCGCGGCGTCCACCGGCTGACCTCTGCCACCGTCACCAGCCTCTTTCCCTTTGGCCTGTTCACCAAAGCCCAGCGCTACTCCTTGGACAGCGAGTTGCTAGTCTACCCGGAGCTCTTCGATGCCGCCGGCAACGTGCCTCGGGCTTCCGGCTCCTTCGGTGAGGAGGGATCGTCGCGGCGGGGGCGTGGCTATGAGCTGCACCAGCTGCGAGCTTTCCAGCCCGGCGACGACCCGCGGGACATCCACTGGAAGCAAACCGCGAAGACCGGCCGCCAGATCTTCGTCGAGCGCGAGGACGAGGAGGCCCGGCGGCTGTCGATCCTGCTCGACAACGGATTCGACGCCGCTGGCGACGAGGAGAAGGCCGCGCATTTCGAGCGCTTGGTGAGCGAGGCCGCCACCGCCGCCTGCGAGCATCTGGAGCAAGGCTACGAGGTGGAGCTGGTGACCCGCGACCGGCGGCTGCCTTTCGCCACCGGTCGGCGCCAGCGCTTCGCTCTGCTGGAGGTGTTGGCGCTGGTCGAGGCGGTGCCCCCGGAGCCGGAGCCGTTGCAGGCCGGGGACCCTCGGGCCCCGGAATTGCGGCTGGTGATGGATCGGCGGGTGGCGGCATGA
- a CDS encoding MoxR family ATPase → MTLTSKPASSAQPTPSASPELSATPETETAASPWQRIRRLEANVSRVLRGKQEVIRQAVVCLLARGHVLMEDVPGVGKTTLAQALARSLGVSFQRIQFTSDLLPSDIIGVSIYRQRDERFEFVPGPLFANVLLADEINRATPKTQSALLEAMSEGRVSVDRKRYTLTQPFLVIATQNPLEYHGTFPLPESQLDRFLMSLELGYPPRDEERDLLLSGGVEALLHDLQPVLSREELLELQQQVPQVQVADKLADYILDLAVETRKTGSFLLGVSTRGVQSLYRAVQAHALCEGRTFAIPEDVHRLAVSVLSHRILLRRGAGDRAAQRQAIEGLLESVPVPR, encoded by the coding sequence ATGACATTGACTTCCAAGCCCGCGAGCTCCGCCCAGCCCACTCCATCCGCTTCCCCCGAGCTCTCCGCAACACCGGAGACCGAAACCGCTGCCTCCCCGTGGCAGCGCATTCGCCGCCTGGAGGCCAACGTCAGCCGTGTGCTGCGGGGCAAGCAGGAGGTGATCCGCCAGGCGGTGGTGTGCCTGCTGGCTCGGGGCCACGTGCTGATGGAGGACGTCCCCGGCGTCGGCAAGACCACCCTCGCCCAGGCTTTGGCCCGTTCTCTCGGGGTGTCCTTCCAGCGCATCCAGTTCACCAGCGACCTGCTGCCCTCGGACATCATCGGGGTCTCCATCTACCGCCAGCGGGACGAGCGCTTCGAATTCGTTCCCGGACCGCTCTTCGCCAACGTGCTGCTGGCGGACGAGATCAACCGGGCAACCCCCAAGACCCAGTCGGCGCTGCTGGAGGCGATGAGCGAAGGGCGGGTGTCGGTGGATCGCAAGCGCTACACCTTGACCCAGCCGTTCCTGGTCATCGCCACTCAGAATCCGCTGGAGTATCACGGAACGTTTCCGCTGCCGGAGTCGCAGCTGGACCGCTTCCTGATGTCTCTGGAGCTGGGCTACCCGCCTCGGGACGAGGAGCGGGATCTATTGCTCAGCGGTGGCGTGGAGGCCTTGCTGCACGATCTCCAGCCGGTGCTCAGTCGGGAGGAGCTGCTGGAATTGCAGCAGCAGGTGCCGCAAGTGCAGGTGGCGGACAAGCTCGCCGACTACATCCTCGATCTGGCGGTGGAAACGCGCAAGACCGGCAGTTTCTTGTTGGGCGTTTCCACCCGCGGCGTGCAGAGTCTGTACCGGGCGGTGCAGGCCCATGCGCTGTGCGAGGGGCGCACCTTCGCCATTCCGGAGGACGTACACCGGCTGGCGGTCTCGGTGCTTTCTCACCGCATCCTGCTGCGCCGGGGAGCCGGTGACCGGGCCGCCCAACGTCAGGCCATCGAAGGCCTGTTGGAGTCGGTTCCGGTCCCGCGTTGA
- a CDS encoding glycosyltransferase family 2 protein — translation MPRLSVVIPAYNEAATIVELLDRVLDAPYPEGMELEIVVVDDGSQDGTREILRRLADESEVPFIYREHEKNRGKGAALRTGFGLATGDIVLVQDADLEYNPRDYPVLLAPILAGEADVVYGSRFLGGPHRVLFFWHYVGNKVLTTLSNMLTDLNLSDMETCYKVFRREVLQELDLYSNRFGIEPELTAKVAKGGARIFEVPISYCGRTYAEGKKIGWRDGFAAIWAILRYNLGPN, via the coding sequence ATGCCGCGACTCTCCGTAGTTATTCCAGCATACAACGAAGCAGCGACCATCGTGGAGCTGCTGGACCGGGTTCTGGACGCTCCCTACCCGGAAGGGATGGAGCTGGAAATCGTGGTCGTGGACGACGGCTCCCAGGACGGCACCCGGGAGATCCTGCGGCGTCTCGCCGACGAGAGCGAGGTACCGTTCATCTACCGGGAGCACGAGAAGAATCGCGGCAAGGGAGCAGCCCTGCGCACCGGCTTCGGCCTCGCCACTGGTGACATCGTGTTGGTTCAGGACGCCGACCTGGAATACAACCCGCGGGACTACCCGGTGCTCCTGGCGCCGATCCTCGCCGGTGAGGCGGATGTGGTGTACGGCTCTCGCTTCCTCGGCGGCCCGCATCGCGTGCTCTTCTTCTGGCATTACGTCGGCAACAAAGTGCTGACCACCCTCTCCAACATGCTGACGGATCTCAACCTGTCGGATATGGAGACCTGCTACAAGGTTTTTCGCCGCGAGGTGCTGCAGGAGCTGGATTTGTACTCCAACCGCTTCGGTATCGAGCCGGAGCTCACCGCCAAGGTGGCCAAGGGGGGAGCTCGCATCTTCGAGGTGCCTATTTCCTATTGCGGCCGGACCTATGCCGAGGGCAAGAAAATCGGCTGGCGCGACGGCTTTGCGGCCATCTGGGCCATCCTTCGCTATAATCTAGGTCCGAATTAG
- the recA gene encoding recombinase RecA: MAKSSAQNDKGKAVESALTQIERQFGKGAIMRLGQQETLSIPAIPTGSIAVDYAIGIGGFPRGRVVEVYGPESSGKTTLALSVVGQAQKAGGVAAFIDAEHALDAEYATKLGVDIDNLLVSQPDSGEQALEIAEMLVRSNAIDVVVVDSVAALVPRAELEGEMGDSHVGLHARLMSQALRKLTAIVAKSKTCLVFINQIREKIGVMFGNPETTTGGRALKFYSSVRIDIRRIAALKDGDQVVGSRAKIKVVKNKTAAPFRQAEFDIDYGEGISRFGEILDLGVEHKLVTKTGAWYSVGDVRLGQGRENSKQFLRENLDLADELEVKLRENLGLPQRVASADEGKDDAKDDNGKDKDGKDK, encoded by the coding sequence ATGGCAAAGTCCTCCGCCCAGAACGACAAAGGCAAAGCTGTCGAAAGCGCCCTGACGCAGATCGAGCGCCAGTTCGGCAAGGGCGCCATCATGCGCCTGGGACAGCAGGAAACGCTGTCCATCCCCGCCATCCCCACCGGCTCCATCGCCGTCGACTACGCCATCGGCATCGGCGGCTTCCCCCGCGGCCGCGTGGTCGAGGTCTACGGGCCCGAATCCTCGGGTAAGACCACCCTCGCCCTCTCCGTGGTAGGCCAGGCTCAGAAGGCTGGCGGCGTCGCCGCCTTCATCGACGCCGAGCACGCCCTCGACGCCGAATATGCCACCAAGCTCGGCGTCGACATCGACAACCTGCTGGTCTCTCAGCCGGACAGCGGCGAGCAGGCCCTGGAGATCGCCGAGATGCTGGTGCGCAGCAACGCCATCGACGTGGTGGTGGTGGACTCGGTGGCGGCGCTGGTGCCGCGGGCCGAGCTCGAGGGCGAAATGGGCGACTCCCACGTCGGCCTCCACGCCCGGCTCATGTCTCAGGCCCTGCGCAAGCTCACCGCCATCGTGGCCAAATCCAAGACCTGCCTGGTGTTCATCAACCAGATTCGCGAGAAGATCGGCGTCATGTTCGGCAACCCGGAGACCACCACCGGCGGCCGGGCGCTCAAGTTCTACTCCTCGGTACGCATCGACATCCGCCGCATCGCCGCCCTCAAAGACGGCGACCAGGTGGTGGGCAGCCGCGCCAAGATCAAAGTGGTGAAGAACAAGACCGCCGCCCCCTTCCGTCAGGCGGAGTTCGACATCGACTATGGTGAGGGCATCTCCCGCTTCGGCGAGATCCTCGACCTCGGCGTCGAGCACAAGCTGGTGACCAAGACCGGTGCCTGGTATAGCGTCGGCGACGTGCGGCTGGGGCAGGGCCGAGAGAACTCCAAACAATTCCTTCGGGAGAATTTGGACCTCGCCGACGAGCTCGAGGTGAAGCTGCGGGAGAATCTGGGTTTGCCCCAGCGGGTAGCTTCCGCCGACGAAGGCAAGGACGACGCCAAAGACGACAACGGTAAAGACAAAGACGGCAAAGACAAATAA
- a CDS encoding Na+/H+ antiporter NhaC family protein has protein sequence MALLLLLLVAGIPAVAQGTTEGAEGPGSAKISVRADGAALRGGPLHLVVGLQNLPGEDEQAVRVLADGELLETLRLTEGEHTVKVAADLGGGDHVISVQAAGSSAETTVRPLPGWLSILPPLAAILLALIFREVILSLVAGIFLGALFLTGGNPFAAFGRTIDQFIAPALADPDNAKILIFSALLGAMVGVMAKSGGTRGIVERLSPLATNSRRGQVATWLMGVVIFFDDYANTLIVGSTMRPITDRLRVSREKLAYIVDSTAAPVASVFPISTWIGFEVGLIAAAFADLGLGYDPYVTFVASIPYRFYPILALVLGFTVAFSGRDWGPMLRAERRALHKGEVIAEGEVALADYSTSELEPPEGVKHRARNALLPILVVIAVTVWGLYHTGSSGLQRADYDGLGTWLRTVFSNADSFNALLWASFAGVATAIASSMLTRALGVADALKGSMEGLKAMTMALVVLILAWSIGDVCGALHTADYLVGLTQGVLAPQWLPVLTFLLSAAVAFATGTSWATMSILVPLVIPILHALALNAGHAAGSSQYTGLLLGTVSSVLAGAVWGDHCSPISDTTILSSMGAGCNHIAHVRTQLPYALSIGVVGMIVGDIPTAFGLSPWLSILAGCAVVVGGMLWLGKTRAEADAEAEASSEA, from the coding sequence TTGGCTCTGCTCCTCCTGTTGCTCGTCGCCGGCATTCCTGCAGTCGCCCAAGGCACCACAGAGGGCGCCGAGGGCCCTGGGAGCGCAAAGATCTCCGTCCGGGCCGACGGCGCGGCGCTGCGGGGCGGCCCGCTGCACCTCGTCGTCGGTCTTCAGAACCTGCCCGGTGAAGACGAGCAGGCGGTGCGGGTGCTGGCGGACGGCGAGCTTCTGGAAACCCTGCGTCTGACCGAGGGCGAGCACACCGTCAAGGTAGCGGCGGACCTCGGCGGTGGGGACCACGTCATCAGTGTCCAGGCCGCTGGGAGCAGCGCCGAGACCACCGTCCGTCCGCTCCCCGGCTGGCTGTCCATCCTGCCGCCGCTGGCGGCCATCCTGCTGGCGCTGATCTTCCGCGAGGTCATCCTCTCCCTGGTCGCCGGCATCTTCCTCGGTGCCCTCTTCCTCACCGGCGGCAACCCCTTCGCCGCCTTCGGCCGCACCATCGATCAATTCATTGCCCCGGCCCTGGCGGACCCGGACAACGCCAAGATCCTCATCTTCTCGGCGCTGCTGGGGGCGATGGTGGGAGTCATGGCCAAGAGCGGCGGTACCCGCGGCATCGTCGAGCGACTCAGCCCTCTGGCCACCAACTCCCGCCGCGGCCAGGTAGCCACCTGGCTCATGGGCGTGGTGATCTTCTTCGACGACTACGCCAACACCCTCATCGTCGGCTCCACCATGCGCCCCATCACCGACCGCCTGCGCGTCAGCCGCGAGAAGCTCGCTTACATCGTCGATTCCACCGCCGCGCCGGTGGCCAGCGTCTTTCCCATCTCCACCTGGATCGGCTTCGAGGTCGGCCTCATCGCCGCCGCCTTCGCCGACCTGGGGCTGGGCTACGACCCCTACGTCACCTTCGTGGCCTCCATCCCCTACCGCTTCTATCCCATCCTGGCCCTGGTGCTGGGCTTCACCGTCGCCTTCTCCGGCCGTGATTGGGGACCCATGCTGCGAGCGGAACGCCGGGCCCTACACAAGGGAGAGGTGATCGCCGAAGGCGAGGTGGCGCTGGCGGACTACTCCACCTCCGAGCTCGAGCCGCCGGAAGGGGTGAAGCATCGGGCCCGCAACGCCTTGCTGCCCATCCTGGTGGTCATCGCGGTGACCGTCTGGGGGCTCTACCACACCGGTTCCAGCGGGCTGCAGCGAGCCGACTATGACGGCCTGGGGACCTGGCTGCGCACCGTCTTCTCCAACGCCGACAGTTTCAACGCGCTGCTCTGGGCCAGCTTCGCCGGCGTCGCCACCGCCATCGCCAGCTCCATGCTGACCCGTGCTCTGGGCGTTGCCGACGCCCTCAAGGGCTCCATGGAAGGGCTCAAGGCCATGACCATGGCCCTGGTGGTGCTGATCCTGGCGTGGTCCATCGGCGACGTCTGCGGCGCCTTGCACACCGCCGACTATCTGGTAGGGCTGACCCAGGGCGTGCTGGCGCCTCAGTGGCTGCCGGTGCTGACCTTCCTGCTCTCGGCGGCGGTGGCCTTCGCCACCGGCACCTCCTGGGCCACCATGAGCATCCTGGTGCCGCTGGTCATTCCCATTCTCCACGCCCTGGCCCTGAACGCCGGCCACGCCGCCGGCAGCAGCCAGTACACCGGCTTGCTCCTGGGCACCGTCTCCTCGGTCCTCGCTGGCGCCGTCTGGGGCGATCACTGCTCGCCCATCTCCGACACCACCATCCTGTCGAGCATGGGTGCGGGCTGCAATCACATCGCCCACGTACGCACACAGCTGCCCTACGCCCTGAGCATCGGCGTGGTAGGCATGATCGTCGGCGACATCCCCACCGCCTTCGGCCTCAGCCCGTGGCTCTCCATCCTCGCCGGCTGCGCCGTGGTGGTGGGAGGCATGCTCTGGCTGGGAAAGACGCGGGCGGAAGCGGATGCGGAGGCAGAGGCGAGCAGCGAAGCTTGA
- a CDS encoding DUF4388 domain-containing protein: protein MEFSGRLNAFPPGELLQWAQNERRTGCLVFRRSRRQKRVYFDDGKVVGCLSDDPADYYGQHLLLNGYLTEPQLVDALGECVRTGNQLGQVLAELKLLSEDEVRTSLRRQIIDSVCGLFLWRSGVFYYEEVAPAPAEITPRPVDVMTLVLEGTRWIDELDRIRKVFPHDNLVLRRGPAWPGQDLSFLQQRIAEAVDNETTLERIHWQVKGAYFRFLEAAYDLCLSEVLDLGPMGEATESTSLEISVYDLLLEQAVEEQNRAVKPEPAVPMGILESFRPLWVQEPTADELARLPAELQEVATAFNGHRPLRRLIEKDEADGQAWDYLLEQLKKGNLALIPLPPKALIKRAQGETKGWWQRLFSGD from the coding sequence ATGGAATTTTCCGGGCGGCTAAACGCATTTCCTCCTGGCGAGTTGCTTCAGTGGGCTCAAAATGAGCGCCGCACCGGATGCTTGGTCTTCCGGCGCAGCCGCCGCCAGAAGAGAGTTTACTTCGACGACGGCAAGGTCGTAGGGTGCCTTTCCGACGATCCGGCGGACTACTACGGCCAGCACTTGCTGCTCAACGGCTATCTCACCGAGCCTCAGCTGGTGGATGCCCTGGGGGAGTGCGTGCGCACCGGCAACCAGCTGGGGCAGGTGCTGGCGGAGCTCAAGTTGCTCTCCGAGGACGAGGTTCGTACCTCCCTGCGGCGCCAGATCATCGATTCCGTCTGCGGGCTTTTTCTATGGCGTAGCGGCGTCTTCTACTACGAGGAGGTTGCTCCGGCACCGGCGGAGATCACCCCGCGGCCGGTGGACGTCATGACCCTGGTGCTCGAGGGCACGCGCTGGATCGACGAGCTCGACCGCATCCGCAAGGTCTTTCCCCACGACAACCTGGTGCTGCGGCGCGGCCCCGCCTGGCCGGGGCAAGATCTCTCCTTCCTCCAGCAGCGCATCGCTGAAGCGGTGGACAATGAGACCACCCTGGAGCGCATCCACTGGCAGGTCAAGGGCGCCTACTTCCGTTTCCTGGAAGCGGCCTACGACCTGTGCCTGAGCGAGGTCTTGGACCTCGGGCCCATGGGGGAGGCGACGGAGAGCACGAGCCTGGAGATCAGCGTCTACGACCTGCTTCTGGAGCAGGCGGTGGAGGAGCAGAACCGGGCCGTCAAGCCCGAGCCCGCGGTGCCCATGGGGATCCTCGAGAGCTTCCGTCCTCTGTGGGTCCAGGAGCCCACCGCCGACGAGCTGGCCCGTCTGCCCGCCGAGCTCCAAGAAGTGGCCACCGCCTTCAACGGCCACCGGCCTCTCCGCCGGCTGATCGAGAAGGACGAGGCCGACGGCCAAGCCTGGGATTATCTGCTGGAGCAGCTGAAGAAGGGCAACCTGGCCCTCATTCCTCTGCCTCCCAAGGCGCTCATCAAGCGTGCCCAGGGGGAGACCAAGGGCTGGTGGCAGCGGTTGTTTTCGGGGGATTGA